In Drosophila busckii strain San Diego stock center, stock number 13000-0081.31 chromosome 3R, ASM1175060v1, whole genome shotgun sequence, the sequence GTGGCGTTCTAATGTCCTGCCAAATGTGCAATTTAGGAATGAATTAAGGCCACGAATGCTCAATTCGGTATTCAGTACTCAGTGGCCATAAAAATAGATATAAATACTAGTTTAAACAACTTATTGGGTGGCCTAAAGAACAAGCCAACCGCAAATTATGCCAAGTCAGCGAAATTAAAATGGATGCATAACGAAAAACGCCATTAAAAGAAACGTTGATTGGATTTATGAATACAAAGAGCAGCAACCACATACCTaacgtatatacatataagcaaCATTAACTAAGGCAAAGACAAAGAAACTCGTTTTGGGCCACTCCTCCGCTATTAGTCGCGTCATGGACCAATACGAGCTCAGAACTCGGccataactttaatttgttgtcgTCGACGACATTGGCGGCACTTTTGGATGccgaaaaacaacaacaacatacatatataaattaaaaacaagagATAATTAACTGGTAACATGCCAAGCAGTCCATAagtctaattaatttttgtacattGCAAGCTGTCagttaactgctgctgctgttgttgttgggttgctgttgttgttgttgggttgcTGTTgggttgctgttgccagctcTTCAGGTAGTACAGGTAAATGATGTTGACAGTTATGAATGGTTATGAGTATAGTTAAATAGAATTCTTTAAAGTAGACGTAGTATCGGCTggttaaaaactttattttgagATTAATATAAGCCATATGGATACGCTAAATTGTGtctaagaatttaaatatgtatgttttgcATGTTGTGCGAATATTAAATGCCATAAAAGGCAATTCACAAGACAAAGCGTGCGTCTTAACGATGCCAAAATGGCAATCCTGCCTAAAGTAAAGGTCGAAATGTTGGAGAACACGACACGCAAACCAATTGAATGGCAGCCAAGTGTAGTCGAATAAAaaggagtgtgtgtgtgtgtgtgtgtgtgtgtgtgtgtgttagctttTCTCTGAGTCATtcatatttatgcattgtAAGGACATTAGTTGTTCCACATCCTCTTACACATGTACGTGTTAATATCCTatgttcaaaataaaatgccattgcagttgttgttgttgctgctactgctgttgctgctgctatctcAGCAACGTGCaaccaaaacacaaaatgtcttTTAAAGTTCGACAAAGAGTTGGCAGCTGGAGAATGCCAATGCTATTGGACAAGTGTTTCGTATTCATTAAAACTTTATAATCACCAAACATGAAAGATACGTGTTTCGATTGCAAAGTGCGTTCAAATACGCATACGAACATTTAACGCACATGCAACCCCACTGCAGTATCTCTCAGATAAAGCGCTTGTGGCATATGCCACATGTGCTTGCTGATACTCTATGCAgctaaaataatgttaaaagtttaaatgaaCATAGGGATAATAAATACGAAAAGTTGTTGCTTAATTAcaaatgaatttgatttaACTAAAGAGTAAGTTGCAAATTCGAAATGATATTAGTTATTATTAGACTGTGCTGACAGctcaaataaatgtattcaatAATGAATAACTCATTggctaatatttttaataaaagttgcatttgattttccaAGATTTACATATCAGAAACAAGCAGAAACACAAGCTGAATGTATCTATTACAAATATCTGtagctttaaacaaattgcaagcctgatttaaatgattaataaaaagtaattactATTTAAAGTGCTcgttgcattattttattcGGATTAAAAACAGAGTTCTGTAAATGTTTTAAGCTCGCAATGAATTCCAATTGCAGCTTGCTGTtctcttttaatttatttgtgcagTTTAACGGTTCTCaacataataatttcaatttccgcATGAGTATGCCGACTGTACTCAgcccttgttgttgttgttgcttattcttttttttcgaacgcatgcaattttaaattttccgtttcataattatatttatgcaaatgcgcaATGCAGACACATGTGAGTCTCAGTTCCATTGGCAAACATACGTAtgaatttatatgtatgtatctgtgtgtgtgtgtgtgtgtgtgtgtgtgtgtgtgtgtgcaacagctTCTGGGTagaatataattttcatttttaatattctctctcgcttgctggGAGTttgtacattaaatttatttattgccgcAAATATTGGATCGGATGCCGTTGGCTCGTCTCTCATGCCCATTTGCATTATGTGTGCAATGTGCACATGAGTTTGCGGCATGCgctgcaaatgttgcatgttgttgttgttgttgttggagcgCTGGcgatgggcgtggcacacagCATGTGACAACTTGTGCAAGTTCACTTAGAGCCCCCATCCCCCACTCTAGTCAGGCAGCCCACGCTCTTGGGTCAACAGTTGGCGCTCGTTGGGTGGCTGTTGTTTGCTCAAATGGAATTTCCAAAGTCGTTTAGCTTCTTATTTTTCTCGTTTCGCTTTTCTTAAATGCCATTTTTTTCCATTTCGTGCGTTCGCATTCAGCCCAGCTGCtggtgccgccgccgcttgccGGAAACTGGTGGGTGGGTTGCCCACCAGCAAtatatagaaagagagagtaaaAGAGATAGCGCAAGCGGAAGCAAGATGGCTGACTGGTAAGACATAACCCACCCCTAGCCAAGCcagttgccatttgtttgctttgccgcatttctttggctgctgctcctttgcTGCCAACTGTTTCTTcttcatcagcaacagcagcagcagcagcggcggcagcaacgtCTTCGGgtctgcctggctgcctgaaATGCCATTCGAATAGTTTGCTTAGGTTCATTTTTCTCTCCCCCAGTCAGCTCAGCCTTGGAGCGGTGGTGAGGGTGAGAGTAAGGGTGAGTGAGAGCGCACGGCCATTGTTGCCAGAGTGTGCGCTCGTAAATAAGATTTATTGCGAAGACGCGCGCTTTTCTTGGTCTTAGTTTGCCAAGCGTTGGCCGGGGCAGGGGGGAAGCTTGGGCAGCTCACGTAGCATGCCACAGCAGATTCCATTTGGCTGCGCTGTGTACCAACTCAAAGGAAATTGGGTTTGCTTTTCCATTTCCCAGGCTGCGTCTTGGCCTGCCAGCTCactaaattgcttttgtatggggaggcagcagcagcaagaaaaattactttacaacaaaaacaaagattGTATCTGCGGCAAGTGTGggtagatatatatgtatattcctATATAACATTTCTCACATCTGAGACTAATGCGTTGGTATTTTATATAGCGAGcatttgcttcttttttttttctttttctaatttgcatttaattttttgcagctgttACACTCTGCCTAATTTTGGTCGCCTTTAAGTCGTTAAAAATTCTGAAAACGTTTCGCTTAAGTTTAATGGCGCCTCACATTGAAAGATAAACATTCAAATGGTCGGATTAAGCACAATGTGGCACACTTTGTATGCAACAGGATGTCGACGCTTAATGGAGTTTGTTCTTGTTGAGCTTAGTGGCAGtgctataataatattattaataccTGAAATCTGTTTAAGCCAAATTACGTTGAGCATATACTAGAGTGAACCTGTTACATCAAGGACAATTTTTCAGCAGATTTCACTAATAAAATGTGAGCATTAAAAACCAAGGTTAATtgcaagcattaaaaaaacaatagtAAAAATAGCTCAGCATATTTCATAATTCACGGTtattagcagcaaaaaacaaacaggTAAAAGATATTGGAAACTGCATGTCAGGTGACCTTCTTGCAGGTCAGCCAACGACTTTcgagtttttatattttatttttatggcaatgcgaaaaagaaagaaatttgttaaaaCATGCACGGGAACGTGTCTGAAATTTCCCTCAAGACCAATAGAAGAAAATCGAATCGAGTAGGTCCAACTACCTGACGGGCGGTTCCACTTGCTTGCCCTGCGCGTATCGTTACGGTTTTTGCGCAGTctcagccacagccacagccacagtcGAGGCGTTCTTAATCTCGTACATCTTGCCCTTAGCTTGGGGTTCACTGGGTGGCTGCGGCGGCGCCAACGCCGCTACAACAAGCCattacaataaacaacaagcggcagcagcagcagctgtaacgTTGACTAAACTGCCGCAAGGCCGCCAGACAAAAACTTATAgttatatatcttatatatgtCTGTGCTAGctaggcaaaaaaaaactcaaacgttttcttttttttttgttatttttgccgCCTTATCCCTTTGGGACTTTTGCGCCATTAATGTGAATTGCTTTTTGGGGAAATTATGTGCAGACCCCCGCGCCATACACCGAAGCTTTAATGTTTTGTAAATTCACATAAGGAAACCATTATCACCTGAAATATGAAAGCAATTTTCATGGCATCCTTTCCACTTGAAAGTTGCTTTCGCTAcgaattttttcttttcgccCTGGGCTCGCTTATCTTTCTTGTTTTTCTCtgtgttgttgcagttgctgcgctgcttggccAGGCCAGTGGGTTTGGTAATTGCGCTGCTGATTAAgggcaagtttttttttttaaaaacgcTACGAAATAATTTTAAGAGTGCGcagtttaaattgcatttgcttaagaTACAAGCGCGGCTAACATGACAGCTCCTGCTCATATAAATCCATTACAGATAAGCTGCAAATACACTCAGCAACGCCAAGTTGACTTCATTTAGCTGAAGTCGTTAGCCAAGACTTGGGAAGCGCATGAGCATAacgcccacaaaaaaaaaggatggCAACAAAGCTGGCCAACGAAGGTGAAACTGAATGCCACTTGCTATCGCATTCAAGacgctctctcgctgctgctgctgttgctgcttcagcttATCCTTGTGCACATTTCGTTGCTCGTCGCCGCAGTCGTTGTATTGATTTTAGTGGCGCATTTACGCGCGATTATCGTTTAGTCGGCGATGCCCGAAGTATTACGAGAATTGTTATGGGCGCCGAAATAGCGCCAACGACACGATACCAGCAGCAATCCTCCTGTTGCACCAACCGCCCCTTGACTTGCCGCCTCTGCTGGAGTTaactttggcattttggctCAAGCTGCACttgaagttgttgctgctgtttatcgAACATTGCTTGAGGTCATCTGAAATCCTTGAAATGCGGCAATAAccatattcaaatatttgccataGAAATCCTAGCATTAGCATTGTTGAGATTTATCTTAGGACATTAATATAAAGCTAAtgaataaatgtttttaattccAGCAAGTCTTGCAGTTTCtttctttaattaaactaaatttatttctttataaaaattgttgttttcacTTCATGTACGATCAATTATTTTAGCCTTTTTAGCGTAATTAAAACTTATGTTATACACTGCGTATACACAACGCATGTCACacattttatgaatttatgcagcaacTGCTAGTGCAGCTGCATCAATTACAAATcgtataaatattcatttgcaGTTGCTCACATGATTGAGATGACTATTAAAGGCAATTAAtgagccacagcagcaacattgttgtAATCAGCAAACTACAAGATATCAATTGCTTaggctgctgttggttgctgctgctgctgtcgctgcaaTTACCTGTGTCGCACTTATTGGACGCTGTCTCAATTCGAGTCTCGAGCAGCTTCCCACGACGAGTTGTTGGAAGTTGGATGCGCATGCAAATCGTTTCAGGGCCAAACAGTTGACATTTTGTGGCCGCTGCTGAGCGACAAATATACGAGCAATCGTTAAAATAGTTTATGACTTTTAATTACGGGCTCAGCATGTGGCCGCCAAGtgagtcgtcgtcgtcgcttcTGAGCAGCAGCGTAGAACGCGATGTAAGCCTGGAGCGGGGCGTTGACCAATGAGAGTGCAGCAGGCATACGACGCATTCGTATATAACGTGGTCAGGTCTGGAGCCGGAGCCGGAGCCCTGCGTTCCCTACTTGGCCTTTTGTTTCTCTCGCTTGTTATTTATTCGTTTTTTAAGCCACCAATTCTGTTGCCCGCTGTCAGAGCCTGTGTGTCTCACTGTAATTTCTTTGAATTATATCTCAATTCAAGACCCctaataaatttgataaatttctCATTTTGTTTACCTGCCCCGCTGCGTTCTTCGAATGCAACAACGCCATATTGCCGacgcataaattaatgcaatgcgCTGCATTTGTGGGCCACCAGAGctgacagagagcgagagagaaagagagagacagcgagcTGATTAAAATGTTCGGCTCAGGTTCCTTGATCGCGCATCGTTAATGAACGTATGTctgataaaataaaacttcatTTAAAAGTATAATTTGGCTTACCCAAATGGCATATTAATTACTCCTTtccaacaataaataaagtgagttgaattaattgaaatgttattgtggctaaaaatatattcttaagTAAAGCATGTTAGAGtttctttaattgaattataaaataaaataaaacagcgctctatagattaaataaatgaataattctAAGCTTATCTCGAGATCGATACGTTGCTAAGCACAGTTAGTTTTAGTTCTAACAAATTCGATGATAGCTTGCATGGGTGTAGCCAGAAAAACTAACTGGATAGTTATCTAACTCTATTGCTCAGTTAggtaaaatgtttgcataattttaataaatacaaattaacaCATGgcttacatataaatataatactggcttttttttttttagacattcatttattattattttatttagtgctCAAGCTTTGGAATTTGTGATTCGCCTAATGGCAATTCTAAGTCGTAGCCAATTCTATTTAGCATGTCAATGTCTTGACGTGAATTCAATAaattctatttgtttatttttaaaaattgactGTGAAATTCATGTCAAAATTCTTGTGTTATGGTAAAACTACCAAAGTTGCCAACTTCGGGAGTATTTCGCGAGTATCTGGCCGCCATTATTGCCAATCTGTGTACCTTTTGCATGGGATCAGCCATTGCCTGGATGACAACGGCCGAGCGTCATGTAATGACGGGCCAGGCCTACAGCTTTACGCCCACCGAAACGCAATGGCATCTGGTCAgcgtgctgctgccactgggCGCGGCCATTTGCTGTCTGCCCACAGGTGCGCTCATGCAGGTGTTTGGCTGCAAGAAAGTAATGCTGGCCCAGATACTGCCCTACTTGCTGGGCTGGGTGCTGTTGATCTTTGCCAACAGCATAGAGTGCGTCTATGTGGGCCGCTTTCTGATGGGCATGTGCGCCGGCGCCATTTACTTGGTCGTGCCCATTTACAGCAATGAGATTTGCCAGGTGAAACGACGTGGCGCTATAGGCAGCTTGTTCTATGGCTTTGCACTGTACGGCGGCATGGTCGGCTTTGCCATGACGGATAGACTCAAGTTGTGGATAAGCAACATGCTGAATCTGCTGCTGGGCCTGAGCATGCcctgcgtgctgctgctgcccgagTCGCCCTGCCATTATATATACCACGGCAAAGTGGACAAGGCTTTGAGGTCCTTCCAATGGCTGCGCGGTGCGGACTATAATGCGCAAAAGGAGATCACTTTAATCATGCAGAGCGCCACCAAGAGCGAGCTGAGCTTGCGGCATGGCTGGTGCGGCACTATGAAGCGCAGCCGCACCGTGCGCTCCACCAGTCGAGCCGTGTCGCTCTTGGTGCTGCACCAGCTGTGCGGCATCACCATTGCTGGCTGCTACTTGAAGCAAATTGTGCAGGAGGATGCCAAGCAGCCACTTTGCGAACGTTGcatgctcttgctctttctctgCATTGTGCTGGGCTATGGGCTCTGCTTCGTGCTCATCGATCGCCTGGGCCGACGCCCCTTGCTGCTCATCTCGGCTATAATTTGCTTCTGCGGTGCATTGGCCGAGGTTATTAATCTGCAGCTTTTTAATTCCAGCTTTTCTGAATGGCGCAACTTGGGGCCGCTAATGATTTTACTCTTTGGCTACTCGCTGGGCTTGGGCCCAGTCAGCTGGGTCGTCAGTGTGGAGCTGATTGTTGTTCCCATTCGAGCTATTGGCGTCACCACGGCCGTCTGCTGCAATTGGATATTGGCCAGCATTATGACCTTTTGGTACGAGTTTGATCGCTCGCCATTGTATGTATTCGTGCTGATCGTCATCGCTTCCATAACGGCCATAGTCCTAGTGCTTTCGCTTCTGCCGGAAACTAAAATGCTGACCCCGGCGGAAATTCAAGAGAGACTAAAATCGATTACAGGCGACATAGATTCTAGCGGTGATTCGGACTAACAttacttgtttttatattttaatattttaaaatacatttatttagctatacTTTAAAGCAGCCCCCACTCACACAGCTTACATAATTATGGCGGCACACCCCTGGATTTGTGTCTATGTTGCATGAACTTCTGgcaagtgcaaatatttatgcgtattTGATAGCACTAATGGGCCATTAAATGCgtacacaaatacacatatgtaAGTCCTttaggacacacacacaaacgaacaCTCGTGTGCGTGTTTCTAAACGAGTTTTGTGTGGGTGCAAGGATGAAAATGTACCTAAGCGAATCTAAATGGCATCAGGGGCACCGAACATGCAAAATCATGTACTCGTAAATCTGCTTAATGCCAACGGCCTCcgggcagacacacacacacacacacacacacaagtggtTGTTGGGTGGTTGGGAGCTGTAGCGGGTCCGACAACGAACCGCCCATGCGCCATTGATGCTTGTTTATCCGCCCCTGGGCGAAAAGAAGCGCCAAGCCATGCGGTTGGTTTTCCGTTTCGTAATgaaactgtatgtgtgtgtgtgtgtgcaaggtGCTTTCGAATACGTATTACGTAACTAACGAAAATTAACGTTAATAGCCCTGAGTATCAAAATAATGGCAGCACCGCTGCCTGCCACTTGCCTGTTGGTTGCtcctgctctcgctctcgccctCGTAAGCAGTCGGGGGTGAGTTGGGgtcacatatataaattgcgAAAACTCATTCCGGACTTAGGCAAAACGTGAAAATATTGTTACGACCTCttctgaagctgaagctgaagctgcggCGTATCTCTCTCGCCGACGCccattgaaataaatttgattttagtcGCAAAATTATGTTATGTTGTGCACTTAATTGAGAAAAGTGTAGCAACGATTTTTAATGATGCCCTGATTGCAAACAAGATTGTCGAgggtgcaacacacacacacacacacacacatacacataaaataatattaactagtatgtttttataaatatttcaactgcatgcaattgcaataaaggcaaacatatttgcaatgtttaaattaaattcgaaaTTGAAAATCCTGCAACGATTTGAATGCCTCGGCTGGGGCCTGGGCCTTAACTAAAGCTGTTCATGAACAACGCCATGGCCATCCTGCAGGACTCAATCCAATATAtttgcgctgtgtgtgtgtgtgtgtgtgcgtgtgtcgttaatttttattgtacaGCTTTTGAGATTCCTCTTGCATTGAAATCGAATGAAATTCTGTTTGTTGTCGTTGACTCGATATGGAGAGGACGTCGCCGCCGACGACGAGCAAAACGCAATAAGCAGTTAAAAAATACTCGTAATTGCAACGGGAGTCATGCCACTCGAAACTCCCTTGACTCCTGCCCCATATgagttgccattgttgttgctgcttacttacttgctgctgctgctgttgctgttgctgctgctgatgtggaACGTGCAACAATGGACAGCAAAAACGATACTCTGTGGCATCGTTTCAGTGAAATTTCATGTATGTAATGTTGAAATTGCTTCAGTCGCTGTTCCAGAATCCATGCGCCTTGCTTTAAGTGTTTAAAGAGAGTCGAGAGCAGCTTTAGGTTTTCTTTTTGGGCACAAagaaagctgcaaaataaaagaaatggtagacaaattattattatggctCAGC encodes:
- the LOC108602153 gene encoding glucose transporter type 3; protein product: MVKLPKLPTSGVFREYLAAIIANLCTFCMGSAIAWMTTAERHVMTGQAYSFTPTETQWHLVSVLLPLGAAICCLPTGALMQVFGCKKVMLAQILPYLLGWVLLIFANSIECVYVGRFLMGMCAGAIYLVVPIYSNEICQVKRRGAIGSLFYGFALYGGMVGFAMTDRLKLWISNMLNLLLGLSMPCVLLLPESPCHYIYHGKVDKALRSFQWLRGADYNAQKEITLIMQSATKSELSLRHGWCGTMKRSRTVRSTSRAVSLLVLHQLCGITIAGCYLKQIVQEDAKQPLCERCMLLLFLCIVLGYGLCFVLIDRLGRRPLLLISAIICFCGALAEVINLQLFNSSFSEWRNLGPLMILLFGYSLGLGPVSWVVSVELIVVPIRAIGVTTAVCCNWILASIMTFWYEFDRSPLYVFVLIVIASITAIVLVLSLLPETKMLTPAEIQERLKSITGDIDSSGDSD